The following are encoded together in the Equus quagga isolate Etosha38 chromosome 1, UCLA_HA_Equagga_1.0, whole genome shotgun sequence genome:
- the LOC124252603 gene encoding glycosylation-dependent cell adhesion molecule 1-like: MADGNFDAATLSSLPREDGACYSSTTKLFTIMLLASLASTSLAILNDESEPEDEIHLQSQPTDASVHRQQPPQERHCEDLSKQASTSREELVSEEAAVIRGSGRPKNQEPALLHSTPQGDSFRNAAPRLEETTELPPRAGRGRGQGEEAGQALSRNRDKTMKETMNYPKSLLPRASEVMKP, encoded by the exons ATGGCAGATGGGAACTTCGATGCAG CAACGCTAAGCAGCCTCCCCAGGGAAGATGGAGCCTGCTACAGCTCCACCACGAAACTCTTCACCATCATGCTGCTGGCTAGCTTAGCCTCGACCTCTCTTGCCATCCTTAATGATGAGTCTG AGCCAGAAGATGAAATCCACTTGCAGTCTCAGCCCACAGATGCCT CAGTTCATCGCCAGCAGCCACCCCAGGAAAGACACTGTGAGGACCTTTCTAAGCAGGCTTCCACCTCCAGGGAAGAGCTGGTTTCTGAAGAGGCCGCTGTGATCAGAGGCAGCGGGAGACCAAAGAATCAAGAGCCCGCGCTGCTGCACTCCACACCCCAGGGGGACAGTTTCCGGAATGCTGCCCCTCGGTTAGAAGAGACTACAGAACTTCCTCCCAGGGCTGGCAGGGGCCGGGGGCAGGGGGAAGAGGCTGGGCAGGCATTAAGCAG AAATCGGgacaaaacaatgaaagaaaccaTGAATTATCCAAAAAGCCTACTCCCTCGTGCCAGTGAAGTCATGAAGCCCTAA